One Thermodesulfovibrionales bacterium genomic region harbors:
- a CDS encoding sigma-54 dependent transcriptional regulator gives MEKTEKIMLFTRDPSLEKELSEIIPKGLKVSSQVSACESAFVFFDIDTIRPGRIGELQENNFVIAVTRQKRTELAMVATTFGAYEIVHRPLLRDTVVGLLQDLRDFGDEIRKTIPVASLPPTPTCAIVGQSPLIMDVCKKLARLSQVDAPVLITGETGTGKELIAESIAQLSARFGKPFVIVNCAAVPDTLLESELFGFEKGSFTGALAAKEGMLKIADEGCVFFDEVGELPLPLQGKLLRFLQTQTFYPLGSTREVQVNVRVISATNRDLPGMVREGKFREDLYHRLRVTAIHIPPLREHKEDILPLIQFFVNRYRHTAPRQVKGITKAFFKRMSSHDWPGNIRELENTIRSALALSKTNFLSTHELREFAERPLSKGRPALSEGIASAVIPFVREAIARKERNIFERVHSEVDKSLLEYVLAYTKENQSEAARILGINRLTLRKKLRY, from the coding sequence ATGGAAAAGACGGAAAAGATCATGCTCTTCACCCGCGACCCTTCTCTTGAGAAAGAGCTGTCGGAGATCATCCCGAAGGGCCTGAAGGTCTCGTCCCAGGTCTCGGCCTGCGAAAGCGCCTTCGTCTTTTTCGATATAGACACGATCCGGCCCGGCCGCATAGGGGAACTTCAGGAAAATAATTTTGTCATCGCGGTCACACGGCAGAAGAGGACGGAGCTGGCGATGGTTGCCACAACCTTTGGGGCCTATGAGATCGTCCATCGTCCGCTTTTGCGTGATACCGTTGTCGGTCTGCTTCAGGACCTGCGCGACTTCGGGGACGAGATAAGAAAGACGATCCCCGTCGCAAGTCTCCCTCCGACACCGACATGCGCCATCGTCGGACAGTCGCCCCTCATCATGGACGTATGCAAAAAACTGGCACGGTTATCGCAGGTCGATGCCCCTGTCCTCATCACCGGAGAGACGGGGACCGGCAAGGAGCTTATCGCCGAATCGATAGCGCAGCTATCGGCACGCTTCGGGAAGCCCTTTGTCATTGTCAATTGCGCCGCCGTCCCCGATACGCTCCTCGAATCGGAACTCTTCGGGTTCGAGAAGGGATCATTCACCGGTGCCCTTGCCGCCAAGGAAGGAATGCTCAAGATCGCCGACGAAGGATGCGTCTTTTTCGATGAGGTGGGCGAACTGCCTCTTCCCCTGCAGGGAAAACTCCTCCGCTTCCTCCAGACCCAGACGTTCTATCCGCTCGGCAGCACAAGAGAGGTCCAGGTCAACGTGCGTGTCATCTCGGCCACGAATAGGGACCTCCCGGGAATGGTCAGGGAAGGGAAATTCAGGGAGGATCTCTATCACCGATTACGGGTCACCGCGATTCATATACCCCCTCTCCGCGAACACAAGGAGGACATCCTCCCTCTCATTCAGTTCTTCGTCAACCGCTACCGGCATACCGCCCCGAGGCAGGTGAAAGGCATCACAAAGGCCTTTTTCAAGAGGATGTCCTCCCATGACTGGCCCGGAAACATCCGTGAACTCGAAAATACGATACGCTCCGCCCTTGCGCTGAGCAAGACGAACTTCCTCTCGACCCATGAACTGAGAGAATTCGCTGAGCGCCCGCTTTCGAAGGGCCGACCCGCCTTATCCGAGGGCATCGCTTCGGCGGTCATCCCTTTCGTGAGGGAAGCGATAGCAAGAAAGGAGAGGAACATCTTTGAGAGGGTCCACAGCGAAGTGGATAAATCCCTGCTCGAATATGTCTTGGCCTACACGAAGGAAAATCAGTCCGAAGCCGCGCGCATCCTCGGCATCAACCGCCTCACCCTCAGGAAAAAACTGAGGTACTGA
- a CDS encoding RuBisCO large subunit C-terminal-like domain-containing protein: MTDDKRITVTYVITAPSHDIEKVSEEIALEQTVEVPRSVVREERIFDEIVGKVISIEKTGSGDISRYLVRIAYPEIVTGFQVPQFMNLLYGNISFKPGIKITGINFSKDFVRAFRGPKFGIEGIRKDAGVFGRPLIATALKPIGTSADQIGAFCYRFSLSGIDIIKDDHGLVDFPFCGFRERVSRCMEAVAKAEGKTGKRALYFPNVTDSFERIMKNIEFGLEAGVGGFLVSPFLVGPDTVRYIAGCDWIDKPLMSHPSFSGNLFTHGDQGISPEVILGKFFRLIGVDCSVYPNFGGRFHFDRETCSAIAHSLTDDQYHLKRSFPTPAGGMHLDTIAETARFYGEDVILLVGGSLYSRSDDLGENVRYFYDEITEQKRLQK, encoded by the coding sequence ATGACGGATGATAAGAGAATAACGGTCACCTACGTCATTACCGCACCATCTCACGATATCGAAAAGGTATCCGAGGAGATTGCGCTTGAGCAGACAGTGGAAGTCCCGAGGTCGGTCGTACGGGAGGAGCGGATATTCGATGAGATCGTCGGCAAGGTGATTTCGATTGAGAAGACCGGTAGCGGCGACATAAGCCGGTACCTCGTGAGGATCGCCTATCCCGAGATCGTTACGGGTTTTCAGGTCCCGCAATTCATGAACCTGCTTTACGGGAATATCTCGTTCAAGCCCGGTATCAAAATAACCGGTATCAATTTCTCGAAAGACTTTGTCCGGGCATTCAGGGGGCCGAAGTTCGGGATAGAAGGAATACGGAAGGACGCGGGGGTATTCGGCCGGCCGCTCATCGCAACGGCCTTGAAGCCGATAGGCACATCTGCCGATCAGATAGGGGCATTCTGTTATCGGTTCTCCCTGAGCGGCATAGACATTATTAAAGACGACCACGGGCTCGTTGATTTTCCGTTCTGCGGATTTCGTGAAAGGGTGTCCAGGTGCATGGAGGCCGTCGCAAAGGCAGAGGGGAAGACCGGTAAGAGGGCCCTCTACTTCCCGAACGTCACGGACAGCTTTGAGCGGATCATGAAGAACATAGAATTCGGGCTCGAAGCCGGCGTGGGCGGGTTCCTCGTCTCTCCCTTTCTCGTCGGCCCGGACACGGTGCGATACATCGCCGGGTGCGATTGGATAGACAAACCGCTCATGTCTCATCCTTCCTTCAGCGGCAATCTCTTTACGCATGGTGATCAGGGGATAAGTCCCGAAGTTATCCTCGGAAAATTCTTCAGGCTCATCGGAGTTGATTGTTCCGTCTATCCGAATTTCGGCGGCAGGTTTCATTTTGACAGAGAGACCTGCTCGGCCATAGCTCATTCCCTGACGGACGATCAGTATCATCTGAAACGGTCATTTCCGACCCCGGCAGGAGGAATGCATCTCGATACCATCGCTGAAACGGCGCGTTTTTACGGAGAGGATGTCATCCTCCTTGTCGGCGGCTCCCTCTATTCACGATCGGATGACCTGGGCGAGAATGTCCGGTATTTTTATGATGAGATTACGGAACAGAAGCGGCTGCAGAAATAG
- a CDS encoding propionyl-CoA synthetase — MGRYEEIFQRSIRDPEKFWGEAAEAVSWYRKWDKVLDDSNKPFYRWFSGGELNTCYNALDRHVENGRADQVALIYDSPVTNTIEKFTFMQLRDRVARFAGALKGLGVGKGDTVLIYMPMIPEAAVAMLACARLGAIHSVVFGGFAPHELAIRIDDAKPRVIISASGALEGKRLIEYKPMIDKAFELASHKPEKCVLFQRHLVKAPLIPGRDVDWEDLVSTAAPVDCVPVKATDPLYILYTSGTTGVPKGIVRDNGGHAVALRWSLEHIYDTRPGEVYWAASDVGWVVGHSYIVYAPLITGCTTVLYEGKPIGTPDPGAFWRVISQHKVKTLFTAPTAFRAIKKEDPKGEYIGKYDLSNFRYLFLAGERLDPDTYHWAHNLLKKPVIDHWWQTETGWPITANCMGIEEFPIKPGSSTKPVPGFDVQILDTSGKVLGPKQEGLVVVKLPLPPGTLPTLWNSDERFLQSYLNMFRGYYFTADGGYRDEDGYVFIMGRVDDVINVAGHRLSTGEMEEIIATHPAVAECAVIGAADSLKGQLPLGFVVLKAGEHMTSEEVRRDLAQLIRDEIGPIACYKDSAVVARLPKTRSGKILRGTMRKIADGEDYRVPSTIDDPAILEEIESALKGIGYARRGHGEAAS; from the coding sequence ATGGGGAGGTATGAAGAAATCTTTCAGAGGAGCATTCGGGACCCTGAGAAGTTCTGGGGTGAGGCTGCGGAGGCCGTCTCCTGGTACAGGAAATGGGACAAGGTCCTGGATGATTCGAACAAGCCGTTTTACCGCTGGTTTTCGGGCGGCGAACTGAACACCTGCTACAACGCACTCGACCGGCACGTCGAAAACGGACGGGCGGATCAGGTCGCCCTCATCTACGACAGTCCGGTCACGAACACCATCGAGAAGTTCACATTCATGCAGCTGCGTGATAGGGTAGCCCGGTTCGCGGGCGCGCTGAAAGGGCTCGGCGTCGGAAAGGGAGATACGGTTCTCATCTATATGCCTATGATTCCCGAGGCTGCCGTTGCGATGCTTGCCTGCGCCCGACTCGGAGCCATCCATTCCGTCGTCTTCGGCGGGTTCGCACCCCACGAGCTCGCGATCAGGATAGACGATGCAAAACCGAGGGTCATTATCTCTGCCTCAGGTGCGCTTGAAGGGAAACGCCTCATCGAATACAAGCCGATGATTGATAAGGCGTTCGAACTCGCCTCACACAAACCGGAGAAGTGTGTGCTCTTTCAGCGGCATCTTGTCAAGGCCCCCCTTATTCCGGGCCGCGACGTCGACTGGGAAGACCTTGTCTCGACTGCCGCGCCGGTAGATTGCGTGCCGGTCAAGGCGACAGACCCGCTCTATATCCTCTATACATCCGGCACAACCGGGGTGCCAAAGGGAATCGTGCGCGACAACGGCGGCCACGCCGTGGCACTCAGATGGAGTCTCGAACACATCTATGATACGAGGCCCGGGGAAGTCTACTGGGCCGCGTCCGATGTGGGATGGGTCGTCGGCCACTCCTACATCGTCTATGCGCCGCTCATCACCGGTTGCACCACTGTTCTCTATGAAGGCAAGCCGATAGGCACCCCTGACCCGGGCGCGTTCTGGAGGGTCATCTCTCAGCATAAGGTCAAGACCCTCTTCACCGCTCCGACCGCCTTCAGGGCGATAAAGAAGGAGGACCCGAAAGGCGAATATATCGGAAAATACGACCTCTCAAACTTCAGATATCTCTTCCTTGCAGGCGAGCGGCTCGATCCGGATACCTATCACTGGGCGCACAATCTTCTGAAGAAGCCGGTCATCGACCATTGGTGGCAGACCGAGACGGGCTGGCCGATCACGGCGAATTGCATGGGGATAGAGGAGTTCCCGATTAAACCGGGCTCCTCGACAAAGCCCGTCCCGGGCTTCGACGTCCAGATCCTCGATACCTCGGGTAAGGTTCTCGGGCCGAAACAGGAAGGCCTCGTTGTGGTGAAGCTTCCGCTTCCACCGGGCACACTGCCGACGCTCTGGAATTCGGATGAACGGTTTCTCCAGTCCTATCTCAACATGTTTCGTGGTTACTATTTCACCGCCGATGGGGGCTATAGAGACGAAGACGGCTATGTCTTTATCATGGGCCGCGTAGATGACGTCATCAATGTCGCTGGTCACCGTCTCTCAACGGGGGAGATGGAGGAGATCATCGCAACGCATCCTGCCGTCGCCGAATGCGCGGTCATCGGTGCCGCCGACTCCCTGAAGGGGCAACTCCCTCTCGGTTTCGTGGTCCTGAAGGCGGGAGAGCATATGACTTCGGAAGAAGTCAGGAGAGACCTGGCACAATTGATACGGGATGAGATCGGTCCGATCGCCTGCTACAAGGACTCGGCTGTTGTCGCACGGCTTCCGAAAACACGCTCCGGCAAGATATTGAGGGGCACCATGCGCAAAATCGCCGATGGGGAAGATTACCGGGTTCCTTCGACGATCGATGATCCGGCGATTCTGGAGGAGATCGAGTCAGCCCTGAAAGGGATCGGCTACGCACGGCGGGGGCATGGAGAGGCAGCATCATGA
- a CDS encoding response regulator: MRKPRVLIFDDNIAIIRTLEDFFKLKGYEVFSYTEPITCPLYERGAESCDKSLGCADIVITDLHMPRMTGAELLRRQKERGCRLGAENKIIMSAYMAGTYEEMIKELGCSFFYKPSLMSALPDWLKEREKHFVLSEPLDVLESVRA, from the coding sequence ATGAGAAAGCCGAGAGTTCTCATCTTTGACGATAACATTGCTATTATCAGGACTCTGGAGGATTTCTTCAAATTGAAGGGATATGAGGTGTTTTCTTATACGGAACCTATCACCTGCCCACTCTATGAGAGAGGCGCTGAGAGTTGTGACAAGTCGCTGGGGTGCGCTGATATTGTTATCACAGACCTTCATATGCCACGAATGACGGGAGCTGAACTGTTGAGACGTCAGAAGGAGAGAGGGTGCAGGTTGGGAGCTGAGAATAAAATCATCATGTCGGCATACATGGCGGGGACATACGAAGAGATGATTAAGGAATTAGGGTGTTCTTTCTTCTATAAGCCATCCCTGATGTCTGCGCTTCCGGACTGGCTCAAAGAGCGTGAGAAACACTTTGTCCTGTCGGAACCATTGGACGTCTTAGAATCAGTTCGCGCATGA
- the cysK gene encoding cysteine synthase A, which produces MSRIFDNITETIGNTPLVRLHQIVKGAKAEVLAKLESFNPLSSVKDRIGVAMIEDAERKGLLTKGKVIIEPTSGNTGIALAFAAAAKGYRLILTMPETMSIERRHLLQIFGAELVLTPGAEGMKGAVKKAEELVNVTPDAFMPQQFKNPANPEIHRKTTAEEIWKDTDGKVDILVAGVGTGGTITGVAEVMKKRKAGFRAIAVEPETSPVLSGGNPGPHKIQGIGAGFVPDILNREIIDEIIRVTDENAGIMARRLAKEEGILGGISCGAALWAALEIAKRDENEGRLIVVILPDTGERYLSTWLFKE; this is translated from the coding sequence ATGTCGAGGATATTCGACAACATAACAGAGACGATAGGGAATACCCCGCTCGTGAGGTTACATCAGATCGTGAAGGGGGCGAAGGCGGAAGTCCTTGCCAAATTGGAATCGTTCAACCCGCTTTCGAGCGTAAAAGACCGCATCGGGGTGGCGATGATAGAAGACGCGGAGAGAAAAGGACTCCTTACGAAGGGAAAGGTGATTATCGAACCGACGAGCGGAAATACCGGCATCGCGTTGGCCTTTGCGGCTGCAGCAAAAGGGTACAGACTGATCCTCACCATGCCGGAAACGATGAGCATCGAGAGGAGGCACCTCCTCCAGATATTCGGTGCGGAGCTCGTCCTGACCCCCGGCGCAGAGGGGATGAAGGGCGCGGTCAAGAAGGCCGAGGAACTCGTGAATGTTACTCCCGACGCCTTTATGCCTCAGCAGTTCAAGAACCCGGCCAACCCCGAAATTCACAGGAAGACGACCGCCGAAGAGATCTGGAAAGATACGGACGGAAAGGTCGACATTCTCGTGGCCGGTGTCGGAACGGGGGGAACCATAACAGGTGTCGCCGAAGTGATGAAGAAGAGGAAGGCAGGATTTAGGGCGATAGCGGTTGAGCCGGAAACCTCTCCGGTCCTGTCCGGGGGAAATCCCGGTCCCCACAAGATCCAGGGAATAGGGGCCGGGTTTGTCCCCGATATTCTCAACAGAGAGATTATTGACGAGATTATCAGGGTCACCGATGAAAATGCCGGGATCATGGCGAGGCGCCTCGCAAAGGAGGAAGGGATCCTCGGGGGCATCTCGTGCGGAGCCGCACTCTGGGCGGCCCTAGAAATTGCGAAGCGGGATGAAAACGAGGGAAGGCTCATCGTCGTTATCCTTCCTGATACCGGCGAGAGGTACCTTTCGACATGGCTCTTTAAGGAGTGA
- a CDS encoding PilZ domain-containing protein has product MEKKKRNNARRGILAKFQFCIGMKSRETFEGITLDMSSEGFGFLTGAIVKEGQTITIKKHTVPDLKGKKAKVIWVKKGSQYIEAGAKISMDRENTITRE; this is encoded by the coding sequence GTGGAGAAGAAGAAAAGAAATAATGCCCGTCGCGGGATTCTCGCTAAGTTCCAATTCTGCATTGGTATGAAATCAAGAGAAACCTTTGAAGGTATCACGCTTGACATGTCTTCAGAAGGTTTTGGTTTCCTGACCGGAGCAATTGTGAAAGAAGGACAGACCATAACAATAAAGAAGCACACGGTGCCTGATCTTAAGGGTAAAAAAGCAAAGGTGATATGGGTAAAAAAAGGTTCTCAATACATCGAGGCAGGAGCAAAGATCTCCATGGATCGCGAAAATACTATAACCAGGGAGTGA
- a CDS encoding MBL fold metallo-hydrolase, with amino-acid sequence MKQGLRIGDFELFWLRGGRFALDGGGMFGVVPRVLWEKKYPPEPEDRNYVPVSASPILVRTGDTFALIGSGIGNKLDEKQRKIFRVKEGWHILEDLRDLGIAREDIRFVILTHFDWDHASGVTMRESGDRIVLTFPRARHIVQREEWEDALNPNRRSVNTYWPVNYAALRENGNLGLADGEKEIIPGLRVVRTGGHTRGHQIVLIESRGQKALHLGDLLPVHVQFNPLWITAFDNYPMDSISQKEIWLAQGVKDGAWFTFYHDPLLRACKFDEKGDVVERWSGGGS; translated from the coding sequence ATGAAGCAAGGACTGCGAATAGGTGACTTTGAGCTCTTCTGGCTCCGTGGCGGGAGGTTCGCACTCGATGGCGGCGGGATGTTCGGCGTCGTCCCGAGGGTGCTCTGGGAGAAGAAGTACCCTCCCGAGCCGGAGGACCGGAACTATGTGCCCGTCTCAGCGTCGCCTATACTCGTCAGGACGGGTGACACGTTCGCCCTCATAGGGTCGGGCATCGGGAACAAACTCGATGAGAAACAACGGAAGATATTCAGGGTCAAGGAAGGGTGGCACATTCTCGAAGACCTGAGAGATCTCGGAATCGCACGTGAAGACATTCGTTTTGTCATTCTGACCCACTTTGATTGGGACCACGCGTCAGGTGTAACGATGAGGGAGAGCGGAGATCGCATCGTCCTCACCTTTCCGAGGGCCCGTCACATCGTCCAGCGGGAGGAATGGGAGGATGCGTTGAATCCGAACAGACGGTCGGTCAATACCTATTGGCCGGTCAATTACGCCGCCCTGAGAGAGAACGGAAACCTCGGACTTGCGGACGGGGAAAAAGAGATAATCCCGGGACTGAGAGTCGTCCGCACGGGCGGTCACACCAGGGGGCATCAAATAGTCCTTATCGAATCACGCGGACAGAAGGCCCTTCACCTCGGGGATCTCCTGCCGGTCCATGTCCAGTTCAATCCGCTCTGGATTACCGCCTTCGACAATTATCCGATGGACTCGATAAGCCAGAAAGAGATCTGGCTGGCTCAGGGGGTAAAGGACGGGGCATGGTTCACCTTTTACCACGACCCCCTGCTGCGCGCCTGCAAGTTCGACGAAAAGGGCGATGTCGTCGAGAGATGGAGCGGTGGCGGCTCATGA
- a CDS encoding phosphate/phosphite/phosphonate ABC transporter substrate-binding protein, producing the protein MQIFFLIMCLSLCLLTGCSKTTSTPQGKLPEEKVLKIGLVPEQDVFQEMERYQPLADYISTKIGMKVNLKVLPAYGNIIDNFLSLHLDGAFLGSFAYALAHSKLGLQVLARPEYFDFLSTYHGVIFVRRDSGIRAAKDMKGKRFVFVDKATTAGYLLPLAYFKEHGINDYKGYFKESYFAGTHGNAIKDVLNGKADIGAAKNTVYERMAKTDSRITNDLIILEASPDLPENSLAVRKELSDSIKNKLKGVLLTMADDRDGRIVMKNFGARRFIVTADEDYEPVYDYARKIGLNLATYDYEN; encoded by the coding sequence ATGCAGATATTTTTTTTGATAATGTGCCTTTCCCTGTGTCTCTTGACGGGCTGTAGCAAGACAACCTCTACGCCGCAAGGGAAACTACCCGAAGAAAAAGTCCTCAAGATCGGCCTTGTGCCGGAACAGGATGTATTTCAGGAGATGGAGAGGTATCAACCCCTCGCCGATTATATCTCCACGAAGATCGGCATGAAAGTAAACCTGAAGGTTCTGCCAGCGTACGGCAATATCATTGATAATTTCCTGTCTCTTCATCTGGACGGGGCCTTTTTGGGAAGTTTTGCCTATGCACTGGCACATTCAAAATTAGGGCTTCAAGTTCTTGCAAGGCCCGAGTATTTTGACTTCCTGTCGACCTATCATGGCGTAATTTTTGTGAGGAGAGACAGCGGCATAAGAGCGGCAAAGGACATGAAGGGAAAAAGATTTGTTTTTGTGGATAAGGCTACTACAGCCGGATACCTTCTTCCTTTGGCATATTTTAAGGAACACGGGATTAACGATTACAAAGGTTACTTCAAGGAGTCTTATTTTGCAGGCACCCATGGCAATGCAATAAAAGATGTTCTCAATGGAAAGGCGGATATAGGGGCCGCCAAAAATACGGTATATGAGAGGATGGCAAAGACCGATAGCAGAATAACGAATGACCTTATTATTCTTGAAGCCTCGCCTGATTTGCCGGAAAATAGCCTGGCAGTCAGAAAGGAGCTCAGTGATTCCATCAAGAACAAACTGAAAGGTGTCCTCTTAACCATGGCTGATGATCGGGACGGCAGAATTGTTATGAAGAATTTTGGCGCCCGGCGATTTATCGTCACAGCGGATGAAGATTACGAGCCTGTTTACGACTATGCAAGGAAGATTGGTCTGAATCTCGCCACTTATGACTACGAGAATTAA
- a CDS encoding DUF4082 domain-containing protein: protein MSWTILQQYTLLISETGSGSGTVTSSPSGINCGTSCSGAYNQGTVVTLTALPATGSAMSGWSGGGCTGTGTCSLTVNANTTVTATFGITAYTITATAGAGGTISPSGATAVNSGASQTFTITPNTGYSVAGITVDGSSVGKVSSYTFSNVTANHTITATFVNDQVPGASMYTIWPASAIPVVADSGPSKPVELGVKFRVDSNGTIIGIRFYKASANTGTHVANLWTSGGTKLATATFTSETASGWQQVNFSAPVIVTANTVYVASYHTNVGHFSDDRNYFKGKGADNPPLQALANGVSGFNGVYAYGSTGIFPRNGWNSSNYWVDVVFQP, encoded by the coding sequence GTGAGTTGGACAATACTTCAGCAGTATACACTTCTCATAAGCGAGACTGGAAGTGGTTCTGGAACCGTAACCAGTTCTCCATCCGGCATTAACTGCGGCACCAGCTGTTCAGGGGCATACAACCAGGGCACCGTAGTAACCTTGACGGCCTTGCCGGCGACAGGTTCGGCGATGTCCGGATGGTCGGGGGGAGGCTGCACCGGTACCGGGACATGCTCACTCACCGTGAATGCAAATACAACGGTAACGGCGACGTTTGGGATTACAGCCTATACCATTACCGCCACTGCGGGAGCAGGCGGCACAATCAGTCCCTCCGGTGCTACGGCAGTCAATAGCGGGGCGAGCCAGACATTCACGATCACCCCCAACACGGGCTATAGCGTTGCCGGGATAACTGTCGATGGCTCTTCGGTGGGCAAGGTCTCTAGCTATACCTTCAGCAATGTTACCGCCAACCATACGATAACCGCCACCTTTGTCAATGACCAGGTTCCGGGCGCCTCAATGTACACGATATGGCCCGCCTCTGCAATTCCCGTAGTCGCGGACTCAGGTCCGAGTAAACCGGTTGAACTGGGAGTTAAGTTCCGGGTAGATTCGAACGGCACGATTATCGGCATTCGCTTCTACAAGGCGAGTGCCAATACCGGCACCCACGTGGCCAACCTCTGGACGAGTGGCGGAACGAAGCTGGCCACCGCCACCTTCACCAGTGAGACCGCCTCGGGATGGCAGCAGGTGAACTTCTCGGCGCCCGTTATAGTCACTGCAAATACCGTCTATGTGGCGTCTTACCACACGAATGTGGGCCACTTCAGTGACGATCGGAACTACTTCAAGGGCAAGGGCGCGGACAACCCGCCGCTCCAGGCGCTGGCCAACGGAGTGTCCGGCTTCAACGGCGTGTATGCCTATGGATCCACCGGCATTTTTCCCAGAAATGGATGGAATAGTTCCAACTACTGGGTGGATGTCGTCTTCCAACCATGA
- a CDS encoding pentapeptide repeat-containing protein, translating to MSQKSELLSLFVFIGFILVCCAAAKTSDGFPGSAVTSEDERLTAEQVKETLKKSFVLTGKDLSGLDLAGMNLENAILNKVNLRKANLRGANLIRASLNEADLSEADLSGAKLSYADLTQANLSKANLSKAQLDHAWLNKADLRKADLTGVYMRKTSLIDANLQDSVLTGANLSMADLEGADLTGVDLTDVNMRNAKNVDRAKGIKMP from the coding sequence ATGTCTCAGAAATCTGAATTGCTGAGTCTATTTGTCTTTATCGGCTTTATTCTCGTCTGCTGTGCCGCAGCAAAAACGTCTGATGGATTTCCCGGTTCAGCTGTCACCTCGGAAGATGAAAGATTGACTGCGGAACAGGTCAAAGAGACGCTGAAAAAGAGCTTTGTCCTCACGGGAAAAGACTTGAGCGGATTGGACCTCGCGGGAATGAATTTGGAAAACGCAATCTTGAACAAGGTGAACCTGAGAAAGGCGAATCTACGCGGAGCGAATCTCATTCGGGCTTCTTTGAATGAAGCGGATTTGAGTGAAGCAGATTTGAGTGGAGCCAAGCTGAGCTATGCCGACCTCACTCAGGCCAATCTGAGTAAGGCCAACTTGAGCAAGGCCCAATTAGACCACGCGTGGCTGAACAAGGCAGATCTCCGCAAGGCCGATCTGACCGGTGTGTATATGAGGAAGACTTCCTTAATTGATGCGAACCTGCAAGATTCAGTGCTGACCGGTGCGAACCTGAGCATGGCCGATCTCGAAGGTGCCGACCTTACGGGCGTCGACCTCACTGACGTGAACATGAGGAATGCAAAGAATGTAGATAGGGCCAAGGGCATAAAGATGCCTTGA
- a CDS encoding cupin domain-containing protein encodes MGVIHRYTGEEGDYNWEGAIPRGYKKDRTKNADGKVLIGKADGAQQFIIRYFRVEPGGWTALENHPHDHGIFILHGRARILLGEEEVEVGPRDAVYIAPDEVHQLTPIGDEPLGFLCIVPPKENEIG; translated from the coding sequence ATGGGTGTAATTCATCGTTACACGGGGGAAGAGGGCGACTATAACTGGGAAGGTGCCATCCCCCGCGGCTACAAGAAGGATAGGACGAAGAATGCCGACGGGAAGGTCCTTATCGGGAAGGCAGACGGCGCACAACAGTTCATCATCCGTTACTTCCGTGTGGAGCCGGGCGGCTGGACCGCCCTGGAGAACCACCCCCATGACCACGGCATCTTTATTCTTCACGGGAGGGCCCGCATCTTGCTCGGAGAAGAGGAGGTAGAAGTCGGCCCCCGCGATGCCGTTTATATCGCTCCCGATGAGGTCCATCAGCTTACTCCCATCGGTGATGAACCGCTCGGTTTCCTCTGCATCGTGCCGCCGAAGGAGAACGAGATCGGCTGA